A single region of the Bacteroidales bacterium genome encodes:
- a CDS encoding class I SAM-dependent methyltransferase — MKQWYESLFENYGLQYDREVFVQGTPGECDFIEKEILYNKNVRVLDLGCGTGRHTIELARRGYRVTGIDLSEAQLKRAREKAKKAGLVIDFQQQDARELSFRNAFDLVIMLCEGAFPLMETDEMNFRILQNAACALKDDGKLIFTTLNGFFPIFHSVKDFLDAGRVEGNAVEENITFDLMTFRDRSTLRMKDDSGQEKELDCNQRYYVPTEITWLLKSLNFRKIEIFGAKLGAFSRSDQLTTEDFEMLVIAEK, encoded by the coding sequence ATGAAACAATGGTACGAATCCCTGTTTGAAAATTACGGACTGCAATACGACAGGGAGGTTTTCGTCCAGGGCACGCCGGGCGAATGTGATTTTATCGAAAAGGAGATCCTGTATAATAAGAACGTACGGGTCCTGGACCTTGGCTGTGGTACGGGCCGGCATACCATTGAACTGGCACGGCGCGGTTACAGGGTGACAGGGATCGATCTGTCGGAGGCCCAACTGAAAAGGGCACGGGAAAAAGCAAAGAAAGCTGGCCTGGTCATTGATTTTCAGCAGCAGGACGCACGGGAACTATCGTTCAGGAATGCGTTCGATCTGGTGATCATGCTCTGCGAAGGAGCATTTCCCCTGATGGAGACCGATGAGATGAATTTCCGGATCCTTCAGAATGCGGCCTGTGCCCTGAAGGATGACGGCAAGCTGATCTTCACCACGTTGAATGGCTTTTTCCCCATTTTTCATTCCGTCAAGGATTTCCTGGATGCCGGCCGGGTGGAGGGCAATGCAGTTGAGGAGAACATCACCTTTGACCTGATGACCTTCCGCGATCGCAGCACTCTGCGGATGAAGGATGATTCAGGCCAAGAGAAGGAGTTAGACTGTAACCAGCGGTATTATGTGCCCACCGAGATCACTTGGTTGTTAAAGTCACTGAATTTTCGAAAAATTGAAATTTTTGGCGCGAAATTGGGTGCATTCAGCCGCTCTGATCAGCTGACAACGGAAGATTTTGAGATGCTGGTCATTGCAGAAAAATAA
- a CDS encoding [Fe-Fe] hydrogenase large subunit C-terminal domain-containing protein, producing MRGSVRDKLVYTVKDRCRVCYTCVRECPVKAIRIINGQAEVISERCIGCGNCVVVCSQQAKMYVTQVDSVQELLSSSEKVVALVAPSFPAEFTEFSDFRVFVGKLRALGFDHVMEVAFGADLVAGEYARLIDEEHVPSMISSDCPAIVYYIRHYHPELVPYLAPVVSPMEAAARVAKKKYGGHVKLVFIGPCIAKKAESDEVDEIITFEELRQLFTQHDSDLQDVAPSDFDPPHAGKGAIFPLSRGLLQSMNKTDDLCDGNILIAEGKPLFKEAIRQFSKELKGTHHLQLLCCEGCIMGPGMSRDGQRYIRRNLISRYASKKMSDNRHSQWVLDMDAFKDIPLSKSFKPADRRIPLPNLEEIDQVLLRMGKKSPSDHLNCGACGYDTCEEHAIAILEGLAETEMCLPYTIEKLHKSIEELNFSNEKLASAQQALKQSEKMATMGQLSAGIAHELNNPLGVITMYSNILIDESKPGDPIRKDLELIAEQASRCKGIVGGLLNFARKNQVKLELTNMKSFIEKSFQSILKNDSVSVSFECTAKDTEAMIDQDQMMQVLTNLEKNAVEAMPDGGNLKIILSGDDESIEIKVADTGTGISRENMEKIFTPFFTTKQIGRGTGLGLPLIYGIVKMHRGQINVTSNADPAEGPTGTAFTMKLPRVINQLN from the coding sequence ATGCGTGGTTCGGTCAGGGATAAGTTGGTCTATACGGTCAAGGACAGATGCAGGGTGTGCTATACCTGTGTGAGAGAATGTCCTGTGAAGGCGATCAGGATCATCAACGGGCAGGCCGAGGTGATCAGTGAGCGCTGCATCGGTTGTGGGAATTGTGTGGTAGTGTGCAGCCAGCAGGCGAAAATGTATGTCACCCAGGTCGATTCGGTTCAGGAACTGCTTTCTTCTTCCGAAAAGGTCGTTGCCCTTGTTGCTCCCAGTTTTCCGGCTGAATTTACCGAATTCAGTGATTTCAGAGTTTTTGTGGGAAAACTTCGTGCACTGGGCTTTGACCACGTGATGGAAGTGGCTTTCGGGGCTGATCTTGTTGCAGGGGAATACGCCAGGTTGATCGACGAGGAGCACGTTCCCTCCATGATCAGTTCCGATTGCCCTGCCATCGTGTACTACATCCGTCACTATCATCCTGAGCTGGTTCCGTACCTGGCCCCCGTGGTGTCTCCCATGGAAGCTGCGGCCCGCGTAGCGAAAAAGAAATATGGCGGGCACGTCAAGCTGGTCTTTATTGGTCCCTGTATCGCTAAGAAGGCCGAATCGGATGAAGTGGACGAAATCATCACGTTTGAGGAACTCCGGCAGCTTTTTACACAGCATGACTCTGATCTGCAGGATGTGGCTCCCTCCGACTTTGATCCTCCCCACGCGGGAAAAGGAGCCATTTTCCCATTGAGCAGAGGACTGCTGCAGTCGATGAATAAAACGGATGACCTGTGCGATGGCAACATTCTCATCGCCGAAGGAAAACCCTTGTTTAAGGAAGCTATCCGCCAGTTCTCAAAAGAGTTGAAGGGAACCCATCATCTTCAATTGCTGTGCTGTGAAGGGTGCATCATGGGACCGGGGATGTCGAGGGACGGGCAACGGTATATCCGCCGGAATTTGATCAGCCGTTATGCCAGCAAAAAAATGTCGGATAACCGGCATTCACAATGGGTGTTGGACATGGATGCATTTAAGGACATTCCACTGAGTAAATCCTTTAAACCAGCCGACAGGCGTATTCCGCTCCCGAACCTGGAAGAAATTGACCAGGTGCTGCTCCGGATGGGCAAAAAGAGCCCGAGCGATCACCTCAACTGCGGGGCCTGTGGCTACGACACCTGCGAAGAACACGCCATTGCCATCCTGGAAGGATTGGCGGAAACGGAAATGTGCCTGCCGTATACCATTGAAAAATTACACAAGTCGATTGAAGAACTGAATTTCTCCAACGAAAAGCTCGCATCAGCACAGCAGGCATTGAAACAATCCGAGAAAATGGCCACCATGGGACAACTGTCGGCAGGCATTGCCCACGAGCTCAACAATCCTCTTGGCGTGATCACCATGTACAGCAATATCCTGATCGATGAATCCAAACCCGGTGACCCGATCCGGAAGGACCTGGAACTGATCGCCGAACAGGCAAGCCGGTGCAAGGGCATCGTCGGCGGATTGCTCAATTTTGCCCGCAAAAACCAGGTGAAACTGGAACTTACGAACATGAAAAGTTTCATCGAAAAGAGCTTCCAGTCCATCCTAAAAAACGATTCGGTATCCGTTTCGTTCGAATGCACAGCAAAGGATACGGAAGCCATGATCGACCAGGACCAGATGATGCAGGTTTTGACCAACCTGGAAAAGAACGCCGTGGAAGCCATGCCTGATGGCGGAAACCTGAAGATCATCCTGTCGGGCGATGATGAAAGCATTGAAATCAAGGTGGCTGATACAGGAACGGGCATCTCCCGGGAAAACATGGAAAAAATTTTCACGCCCTTCTTTACCACAAAACAAATTGGAAGAGGAACCGGACTGGGATTGCCCCTGATCTATGGAATCGTCAAAATGCACCGTGGACAGATCAATGTCACATCCAACGCTGATCCGGCAGAGGGACCGACAGGGACCGCTTTTACAATGAAACTGCCACGTGTAATAAACCAATTAAATTAA
- a CDS encoding hybrid sensor histidine kinase/response regulator, with protein sequence MEKLKVLIVDDEPGIRSGINRILRNYSVGFPFMEEDFQFELIDAETGEKAIEIIESSPVDIILLDNKLPGINGIDVLEYISKQKYDVQVMMITSYASLDLAVKATNIGAYNFIPKPFTPDELKTAMEGITKHLYLKRMTRQLHKEGKEIRFQFLSVLSHELKSPINAIEGYLQIMKEKQVGDKIDDYGVMISRSIERLKGMRTLIMDLLDLTRLESGKKQRELKKTDLSEIAKMAIHSMEPLAIQKNVSIYYDNGEPCYLNGDSAEIEIIMNNLLSNAVKYNKEGGQIYVHIKGSDDKVVIKVEDTGIGMSVEDQEKLFREFVRIKNVKTKNITGSGLGLSIIKKLVDLYAGDIKVSSKPDVGSTFTVTLMKNADTTNTLLLQ encoded by the coding sequence ATGGAAAAACTTAAGGTACTTATCGTGGATGATGAACCCGGAATCCGATCAGGGATCAACAGGATCCTGCGAAACTATTCCGTAGGATTCCCCTTTATGGAAGAGGATTTCCAGTTCGAACTCATCGACGCAGAAACAGGTGAAAAAGCCATTGAGATCATTGAGTCAAGCCCGGTCGACATCATTTTGCTGGACAATAAATTACCGGGTATCAACGGGATTGACGTTTTGGAGTACATCAGCAAACAGAAGTATGATGTTCAGGTCATGATGATCACTTCGTATGCCTCCCTGGACCTGGCCGTAAAGGCCACCAATATCGGGGCATATAATTTCATTCCCAAACCCTTCACTCCTGATGAGTTAAAGACGGCCATGGAAGGGATCACCAAGCATCTTTACCTGAAACGAATGACACGTCAGCTTCACAAAGAGGGGAAAGAGATCCGGTTTCAGTTCCTTTCCGTGCTTTCACACGAGCTCAAGTCACCCATCAATGCCATCGAAGGTTACCTTCAGATCATGAAAGAAAAGCAGGTGGGTGACAAGATTGATGATTATGGTGTCATGATCAGCAGATCCATCGAGCGTTTAAAAGGAATGCGGACCCTGATCATGGACCTGCTGGATCTCACCAGGCTTGAGTCAGGAAAGAAACAACGGGAATTAAAGAAGACCGATCTGTCGGAAATAGCCAAAATGGCGATCCATTCCATGGAACCGCTGGCCATCCAGAAAAACGTCAGCATTTATTATGACAACGGAGAACCCTGTTATCTGAACGGTGACAGCGCCGAGATCGAGATCATCATGAACAACCTGCTGTCGAATGCCGTCAAATATAATAAAGAGGGCGGGCAGATCTATGTTCATATCAAAGGTTCCGACGATAAGGTAGTCATCAAGGTGGAAGATACAGGCATTGGGATGAGCGTGGAAGACCAGGAAAAGCTGTTCCGGGAATTTGTAAGGATCAAGAACGTCAAAACCAAGAACATCACAGGCAGCGGCCTGGGATTGTCCATCATAAAAAAACTTGTGGATCTGTACGCCGGTGACATAAAGGTTTCCAGCAAACCCGATGTGGGATCCACCTTTACCGTCACCCTGATGAAAAATGCCGATACAACGAATACCCTTCTGTTACAATGA
- a CDS encoding DUF4126 domain-containing protein, translated as MEKEVITAVALGVGLAASCGFRVFIPLLVASIAARTGLFPLNESFEWLASWPAIISFGTATIFEIFAYYIPFVDNLLDTITTPLAIGAGTLLVTSVLPIDQDFLKWITGLIVGGGAAATIQGGSVLTRLASSKLTAGAGNPVVATGEHAAAVGSSVLTLVSPVLIAIVFFLFIVFILVKLQRRLSRKRAT; from the coding sequence ATGGAAAAAGAAGTCATCACAGCCGTTGCCCTGGGAGTAGGCCTGGCTGCCAGTTGCGGATTCAGGGTCTTCATCCCGTTGCTTGTGGCAAGCATCGCTGCCCGCACCGGTCTCTTTCCCCTGAATGAAAGTTTCGAGTGGCTGGCCAGCTGGCCGGCGATCATCAGTTTCGGCACTGCAACCATCTTTGAAATATTTGCATATTATATTCCTTTTGTCGACAACCTGCTGGATACGATCACCACGCCACTGGCCATCGGAGCGGGTACGCTGCTGGTGACCTCTGTGTTGCCCATCGACCAGGACTTCCTGAAATGGATCACCGGATTGATCGTGGGCGGAGGAGCTGCTGCCACCATACAGGGCGGCAGCGTGCTGACACGGCTTGCCTCTTCAAAGCTGACGGCAGGCGCAGGGAATCCGGTCGTTGCCACGGGCGAACACGCCGCCGCCGTGGGCTCGTCGGTGCTCACCCTGGTGTCGCCGGTCCTGATCGCCATCGTGTTTTTCCTCTTCATTGTTTTCATTCTGGTAAAACTGCAGAGACGCCTCAGCCGTAAAAGGGCAACCTGA
- the hydF gene encoding [FeFe] hydrogenase H-cluster maturation GTPase HydF, which produces MSKGIETKPHIGIFGRRNTGKSSFINRLVNQQVAIVSEQAGTTTDPVRKSIEIFGIGPAIVIDTAGIDDVGELGAMRINRTMEVLRTVDCGVLLITGNGFGEEEERLIQGFREWDIPYLIVHNKEDLEQLRPETEKALREGYGSTVIRFSAVLSNDLQEVTEALKDIIPDTAYRYATLIGDIVHKDDYVVLITPIDQEAPEGRMILPQIMVIRDVLDNDGINIVLKENQVTSFFQTSGIRPSLVITDSQVFHKVKDLVPETVPLTSFSIVLARRKGNFEHYLKGTPHLENLNNGDRVLILESCTHQVNCDDIGRNKLPRWIREFTGKSVEVDVVAGLDPVPADIRAYSLVIQCGGCMITRKQLQNRLKFAINAGIPVSNYGLAIAYMNGIFERVTAPFMTSDGSNQ; this is translated from the coding sequence ATGTCCAAAGGCATAGAGACCAAACCCCATATCGGGATCTTCGGACGTAGAAATACCGGAAAGAGCTCCTTTATCAACAGGCTGGTGAACCAGCAGGTTGCCATCGTCTCGGAACAGGCGGGAACCACCACCGATCCCGTCAGAAAGTCCATCGAGATCTTTGGGATTGGTCCGGCCATCGTCATCGACACGGCCGGTATCGACGATGTGGGTGAACTGGGAGCGATGAGGATCAACAGGACGATGGAAGTGCTCAGAACAGTTGATTGCGGCGTACTGCTGATCACCGGTAACGGGTTCGGCGAAGAGGAAGAAAGACTGATCCAGGGATTCAGGGAATGGGACATACCCTATCTGATTGTCCATAACAAAGAAGATCTGGAGCAGCTTCGCCCTGAAACGGAGAAAGCCCTGAGAGAAGGGTACGGATCGACGGTGATCAGGTTCAGTGCGGTTTTGAGCAATGATCTGCAGGAAGTGACCGAAGCCCTGAAGGATATCATTCCTGACACGGCCTACCGGTACGCAACGTTGATCGGCGATATTGTTCACAAAGACGACTACGTCGTTCTCATCACACCCATCGATCAGGAAGCGCCCGAGGGCCGAATGATCCTGCCGCAGATCATGGTGATCAGGGATGTGCTGGATAATGATGGCATCAACATCGTACTAAAGGAAAACCAGGTTACGTCATTCTTTCAGACATCGGGTATCCGACCATCACTGGTCATCACCGACAGCCAGGTATTTCACAAGGTCAAAGACCTGGTGCCGGAAACGGTTCCCCTGACCAGCTTCAGTATCGTTCTGGCACGCAGAAAGGGTAATTTTGAGCATTATCTCAAAGGTACACCCCATCTTGAAAACCTAAACAATGGCGACAGGGTACTGATCCTGGAATCGTGCACGCACCAGGTGAATTGCGACGACATTGGCCGGAATAAGCTGCCCCGCTGGATCCGCGAATTCACCGGAAAATCGGTTGAAGTGGATGTTGTGGCAGGACTTGATCCGGTTCCCGCAGATATCCGTGCCTACAGCCTGGTCATCCAGTGCGGAGGTTGCATGATCACCCGCAAACAGCTTCAAAACCGCCTGAAATTCGCCATCAATGCCGGGATACCGGTATCCAACTACGGACTCGCCATTGCCTATATGAATGGCATATTTGAAAGGGTGACCGCTCCTTTTATGACAAGCGATGGATCCAATCAATGA
- the hydE gene encoding [FeFe] hydrogenase H-cluster radical SAM maturase HydE gives MDPINDILLQPSLDRAQIIRLLSAESDTEKEQIFARACEVKKAHMGEQIFVRGLIELSNVCRKNCLYCGVRRGIRDVHRYDIPDDEVNEVVRQALEQGYTSLVIQSGERTDRSFIDRIGRMLKKIQSISNQGMRVTLSCGEQSLETYRCWADSGAHRYLLRIETTNRDLYRRIHPADDLHRYDNRIRALQHLKEAGYLVGTGVMIGLPGQSVEDLADDLLFLSDIQVDMVGMGPYIEHEKTPLFKEKDRLWSTQERLEKSLLMIAVLRLLLKDINIASATALDVLSPEGRTLAFHAGASVLMPNITPVRYREDYLIYKDKPVLLEATDLIKRISSGLPSGMKIDLAAWGDQNKGLSSEKA, from the coding sequence ATGGATCCAATCAATGACATTCTGCTGCAGCCCAGCCTGGACCGTGCCCAGATCATCAGGTTGCTTTCGGCTGAATCAGACACTGAAAAAGAACAAATTTTTGCCAGGGCCTGTGAGGTCAAAAAGGCCCATATGGGGGAACAGATTTTCGTCAGGGGCCTGATCGAATTATCCAATGTCTGCAGAAAGAATTGCCTTTACTGCGGTGTCAGGAGAGGCATCAGGGATGTCCACAGGTACGACATCCCCGATGATGAGGTGAATGAAGTGGTGCGGCAGGCACTGGAGCAGGGGTACACTTCGCTGGTCATCCAGTCGGGGGAACGGACCGACAGGAGCTTCATCGACCGGATCGGGCGGATGCTGAAAAAAATACAGAGCATCTCCAACCAGGGGATGAGGGTCACGTTATCGTGCGGTGAACAAAGCCTGGAAACCTACCGTTGCTGGGCTGACAGCGGCGCTCACCGATATTTGCTGAGGATCGAGACCACCAACCGTGATCTTTACCGCAGGATCCATCCGGCCGACGACCTCCATCGTTACGACAACCGGATCAGAGCACTGCAACATCTGAAAGAAGCCGGTTATCTTGTCGGAACCGGCGTCATGATTGGCCTTCCCGGTCAATCCGTGGAGGATCTTGCCGATGATCTGCTGTTTCTGAGTGACATCCAGGTGGATATGGTTGGGATGGGTCCCTATATCGAGCATGAGAAGACACCTCTTTTTAAAGAAAAAGACCGGCTATGGTCAACGCAGGAACGGCTGGAGAAAAGTCTTTTAATGATCGCCGTATTGCGCCTTCTTCTGAAAGACATCAACATTGCATCAGCCACTGCATTGGATGTGCTGAGCCCGGAGGGAAGAACACTGGCGTTCCATGCAGGGGCCAGCGTGCTGATGCCCAACATCACCCCTGTCCGTTACCGTGAGGACTACCTGATCTACAAGGATAAGCCGGTACTCCTGGAAGCAACGGATCTCATTAAAAGGATCAGCTCAGGTTTGCCGTCAGGAATGAAAATAGACCTGGCGGCGTGGGGGGATCAAAATAAAGGATTGTCCTCTGAGAAAGCCTGA
- the hydG gene encoding [FeFe] hydrogenase H-cluster radical SAM maturase HydG — MKFTPEKYRIEDVSGTPFIDPGEIWNYLDHAQPTMDRVRQIIDRSLSKNRLSLEEVAVLIKADDPAMISAIKEGARKLKEIVYGQRIVLFAPLYVGNSCINNCKYCGFKASNRQAVRRTLTQEELIGNVKALEDQGQKRLILVYGEHPSYTPEYIAGTVRTVYQVKKGNGEIRRVNINAAPMDVEGFRTIKQAGIGTYQIFQETYHPEAYTWYHPSGRKKDYAYRLVSLDRAQEAGIDDVGIGALLGLYDWRFEVMALVRHTSHLEACFNVGPHTISFPRVQDASDYQIDERYKVTDEDFVRLIAILRLAVPYTGMILTAREPSFIRDEVLQFGCSQIDGGTRLELGAYAEEDRKKLQNLNLEQFLINDNRSLNEVIDELIHQGYIPSFCTACYRKGRTGEHFMEFSVPGFIKRFCTPNALLTLAEYLCDYAPAATREKGWALIEKNLGEMEKSAGKDALLERMERIKKGERDLYF, encoded by the coding sequence ATGAAATTCACACCCGAAAAATACCGTATTGAAGATGTGTCAGGAACGCCCTTCATCGATCCCGGGGAGATCTGGAATTATTTGGATCATGCGCAGCCGACCATGGACCGGGTCAGGCAGATCATCGACCGGTCGCTGAGCAAGAACAGGTTGTCGCTGGAAGAGGTTGCCGTGCTGATCAAAGCCGATGACCCTGCGATGATCAGTGCCATTAAGGAAGGTGCACGGAAACTGAAAGAGATAGTCTACGGACAGCGCATCGTGCTTTTTGCTCCGCTGTATGTGGGCAATTCGTGCATTAATAACTGCAAATACTGTGGTTTCAAGGCATCCAACCGGCAGGCCGTCCGGCGAACCCTTACCCAGGAGGAGCTGATCGGGAATGTCAAAGCCCTGGAGGACCAGGGGCAGAAACGCCTCATCCTGGTTTATGGGGAACATCCTTCGTACACTCCGGAGTACATCGCCGGCACGGTTCGCACGGTGTATCAGGTGAAGAAAGGCAACGGGGAGATCCGAAGGGTGAACATCAACGCGGCGCCTATGGATGTGGAGGGATTCCGGACCATCAAACAGGCGGGCATCGGGACCTACCAGATCTTCCAGGAAACCTACCACCCGGAAGCCTACACCTGGTATCACCCCAGCGGCCGGAAGAAGGACTATGCTTACCGGCTCGTATCGCTCGACCGCGCCCAGGAGGCCGGTATCGACGATGTGGGCATAGGTGCGTTGCTGGGACTGTACGACTGGCGCTTTGAGGTAATGGCCCTTGTGAGGCATACCAGCCACCTGGAGGCCTGTTTCAATGTGGGCCCGCATACCATTTCTTTCCCAAGAGTGCAGGATGCATCGGATTACCAGATCGATGAGCGATACAAGGTTACGGATGAAGATTTTGTCAGGCTCATTGCCATCCTCCGCCTGGCTGTCCCCTATACGGGTATGATCCTGACAGCCCGGGAGCCTTCCTTTATCAGGGATGAAGTACTCCAGTTTGGTTGCTCCCAGATCGACGGCGGTACACGCCTGGAATTGGGTGCCTATGCGGAAGAGGATCGGAAAAAATTACAGAATTTAAACCTTGAACAATTCCTGATCAATGATAATCGCTCACTGAATGAAGTGATCGATGAGCTGATCCATCAGGGATATATCCCATCCTTTTGCACGGCCTGCTACCGCAAAGGCCGTACTGGTGAGCATTTTATGGAATTTTCGGTACCGGGATTCATCAAGCGGTTCTGTACCCCGAATGCCCTGCTGACACTGGCTGAATACCTGTGTGACTACGCGCCTGCTGCCACACGGGAAAAAGGCTGGGCACTGATTGAAAAGAACCTGGGTGAGATGGAAAAGTCGGCCGGCAAGGATGCCCTGCTCGAACGCATGGAAAGAATCAAAAAGGGGGAAAGGGACCTGTATTTTTAA
- a CDS encoding response regulator, with the protein MTKKVLIVDDDPDYLSLLKFHVEGLGFETITAESQKEGEEIMQQMKPDLAIFDLMMENKDSGFILSYKFKKKYPDVPVIIATAVTAETGMIFGLDTEEEKSWIKADLYLEKGLRPDQLHREINKLLQL; encoded by the coding sequence ATGACAAAAAAAGTATTGATTGTGGATGATGACCCCGATTACCTGAGTCTGCTGAAATTCCATGTGGAGGGTTTGGGATTTGAAACCATTACCGCTGAAAGCCAGAAGGAGGGAGAGGAGATCATGCAACAAATGAAACCCGATCTGGCTATCTTCGACCTGATGATGGAAAACAAAGACAGCGGATTTATTCTCAGCTATAAATTCAAGAAGAAATACCCTGATGTTCCTGTCATCATCGCTACCGCCGTAACGGCGGAAACAGGAATGATCTTCGGACTGGATACTGAAGAGGAAAAGAGCTGGATCAAAGCGGATCTCTACCTGGAGAAGGGCCTCAGACCCGATCAGCTCCACCGTGAGATCAATAAATTATTGCAACTATAA